A region of Micromonospora chokoriensis DNA encodes the following proteins:
- the mgrA gene encoding L-glyceraldehyde 3-phosphate reductase, with translation MIVTYLAADDRYDSMTYRRSGRSGLRLPAVSLGLWHNFGPDRPFDRQRDIVRRAFDLGVTHFDLANNYGPPPGSAEENFGRMLATDLKAYRDELVISSKAGYLMWPGPYGEWGSRKNLISSLDQSLGRMGLDYVDIFYSHRFDPDTPLEETMGALDAIVRSGKALYVGISNYNSEQTSRAAAILRDLGTPLLINQPSYSMLNRWTESDGLLDTLEQVGAGCIAYSPLAQGLLTDRYLGGIPADSRVRTSVFLNESDLSDEKMATIRGLGAVADRRGQSLAQLALAWALRDPRMTSLIIGASSVEQLETNIAALDNLDFTADELADIEQHLG, from the coding sequence ATGATCGTGACCTACCTCGCCGCGGATGACCGCTACGACTCCATGACCTACCGGCGCAGCGGGCGCAGTGGCCTGCGTCTGCCCGCCGTGTCCCTCGGTCTCTGGCACAACTTCGGCCCGGACCGCCCGTTCGATCGGCAGCGCGACATCGTCCGACGCGCCTTCGACCTGGGTGTGACCCACTTCGACCTGGCCAACAACTACGGCCCGCCGCCCGGCTCGGCGGAGGAGAACTTCGGCCGGATGCTCGCCACCGACCTGAAGGCGTACCGGGACGAGCTGGTCATCTCCAGCAAGGCCGGATACCTCATGTGGCCCGGCCCGTACGGCGAGTGGGGTTCGCGCAAGAACCTCATCTCGTCGTTGGACCAGTCGCTGGGCCGCATGGGGTTGGACTACGTCGACATCTTCTACTCGCACCGGTTCGACCCGGACACCCCGCTGGAGGAGACGATGGGCGCGCTCGACGCCATCGTCCGCTCCGGCAAGGCGCTCTACGTCGGCATCTCGAACTACAACTCCGAGCAGACCAGCCGGGCCGCCGCGATCCTGCGTGACCTGGGTACGCCGCTGCTGATCAACCAGCCGTCGTACTCGATGCTCAACCGCTGGACCGAGTCCGACGGTCTGCTCGACACGCTGGAGCAGGTCGGTGCGGGCTGCATCGCGTACAGCCCGCTGGCCCAGGGCCTGCTGACCGACCGCTACCTGGGCGGCATCCCGGCCGACTCGCGGGTGCGTACCAGCGTCTTCCTCAACGAGAGCGACCTGAGCGACGAGAAGATGGCCACCATCCGGGGCCTCGGCGCGGTCGCCGACCGGCGCGGCCAGTCGCTCGCGCAGCTCGCGCTGGCCTGGGCGCTGCGTGACCCGCGGATGACCAGCCTGATCATCGGGGCGAGCAGCGTCGAACAGTTGGAGACGAACATCGCCGCGCTCGACAACCTCGACTTCACCGCCGACGAGTTGGCCGACATCGAGCAGCACCTGGGCTGA
- a CDS encoding SdpI family protein, which produces MTVVYAFLGWLVAFTARAALRPTVNRHRSPGVRTPATMRSAEHWHAAHRRVARPLRRTGILLAAVSPLPILLGAAFGDPPVIAAVLVLALLVVPYLVYLAYLADRAAAAVDGKR; this is translated from the coding sequence GTGACTGTGGTCTACGCGTTCCTCGGTTGGCTCGTGGCGTTCACCGCCCGGGCCGCGCTGCGACCGACGGTGAACAGACACCGCAGCCCCGGCGTACGCACGCCGGCGACGATGCGCTCGGCGGAGCACTGGCACGCCGCGCACCGACGGGTCGCCCGCCCCCTGCGCCGCACCGGCATCCTGCTGGCGGCCGTCTCGCCGCTGCCGATTCTGCTCGGGGCCGCCTTCGGTGACCCGCCGGTGATCGCGGCGGTGCTCGTGCTCGCCCTGCTCGTCGTGCCCTACCTGGTCTACCTGGCCTACCTCGCCGATCGCGCCGCAGCGGCCGTCGACGGGAAACGGTGA
- a CDS encoding 50S ribosomal protein L36: MKVRSSLRALKQKPGSVVVRRRGRTVVVNRANPQWKSRQG; encoded by the coding sequence ATGAAGGTACGTAGCTCGTTGCGTGCGCTGAAGCAGAAGCCGGGTTCGGTGGTGGTCCGCCGTCGCGGCCGGACGGTCGTGGTGAACCGTGCCAACCCGCAGTGGAAGAGCCGCCAGGGCTGA
- a CDS encoding class I adenylate-forming enzyme family protein: MPADVWPQPVLDLLATGGDRPVFEDGPVVTTASEMAGLIRRVAAGLRSCGAGPGVGVTLDLPVTAAAFAATMAAFAVGARVSGWRADLSPAQLSGSLIVDSARLASFAEHPDDGLPLVAAGRAEDPARITWTSGSTGTPKGVVQTYAAMSAAWVPYPDRWPPAIAELATRMRRYLVFGSLASQVMLEYGVLALAAGGTLVVAPRPVFPDALVDHQATASVITVGKLHQLIRDQRANPVDLRHLGALMVSGSPLAPGRLAEALDVLGPVLFHGYGQTETSMIAMVTPAEMLTNPATLATVGRPAVDVSIRDGEIYVRTPTQASSYWQDPDESAEVFVDGWVRTRDLGELDADGYLRLLGRARDVIIVNAQLVHAGPVERALAADATVGEAYVVGCPDEMTGEAVHAFVVPVAGRTPDPDVLRTLVAAQVNDLAVPRTVTVLDRVPLAPSGKPDKRRLAQLRDGP; this comes from the coding sequence ATGCCCGCTGACGTCTGGCCGCAGCCCGTCCTCGACCTCCTGGCAACCGGCGGGGACCGGCCGGTCTTCGAGGACGGGCCGGTCGTCACGACCGCCTCGGAGATGGCGGGTCTGATCCGGCGCGTCGCGGCCGGGCTGCGCTCGTGCGGCGCGGGGCCCGGAGTGGGTGTCACGCTCGATCTGCCGGTCACCGCCGCGGCCTTCGCCGCCACCATGGCCGCCTTCGCCGTCGGGGCGCGGGTGTCCGGGTGGCGTGCCGACCTGAGCCCGGCGCAACTGTCCGGCTCCCTCATCGTCGACTCGGCCCGGCTGGCCTCGTTCGCCGAGCATCCCGACGACGGGCTGCCACTCGTCGCGGCGGGGCGGGCCGAGGACCCTGCGCGGATCACCTGGACCAGTGGCAGCACGGGAACGCCGAAGGGCGTGGTGCAGACCTACGCGGCCATGTCGGCGGCCTGGGTCCCGTACCCGGACCGGTGGCCCCCGGCCATCGCCGAACTGGCCACCCGGATGCGGCGCTACCTGGTCTTCGGCTCGCTGGCCAGTCAGGTGATGCTGGAGTACGGCGTCCTCGCCCTCGCAGCGGGTGGCACCCTCGTCGTGGCGCCCCGGCCGGTCTTCCCGGATGCCCTGGTCGACCACCAGGCCACGGCCAGCGTGATCACCGTCGGCAAGCTGCACCAGCTGATCCGGGACCAGCGCGCCAATCCGGTCGACCTGCGTCACCTCGGGGCGCTGATGGTCTCCGGGTCGCCACTCGCGCCGGGCCGACTCGCGGAGGCCCTCGACGTGCTGGGCCCGGTGCTCTTCCACGGATACGGGCAGACCGAGACGTCGATGATCGCCATGGTGACCCCCGCCGAGATGCTGACCAACCCGGCCACGCTCGCCACTGTCGGCCGCCCGGCCGTGGACGTCTCCATCCGCGACGGCGAGATCTACGTCCGCACACCCACCCAGGCGTCCTCGTACTGGCAGGACCCGGACGAGTCGGCCGAGGTGTTCGTGGACGGGTGGGTGCGTACCCGTGACCTGGGCGAGCTCGACGCGGACGGGTACCTGCGGCTGCTCGGGCGCGCACGGGACGTGATCATCGTCAACGCGCAGCTGGTCCATGCCGGACCGGTGGAGCGGGCGCTCGCCGCCGACGCCACGGTCGGCGAGGCGTACGTCGTCGGGTGCCCGGACGAGATGACCGGCGAGGCCGTGCACGCCTTCGTGGTGCCGGTGGCCGGGAGGACGCCCGATCCGGACGTGTTGCGCACGCTCGTGGCCGCACAGGTGAACGACCTCGCGGTGCCCCGCACCGTCACCGTGCTCGACCGGGTTCCGCTCGCGCCGAGCGGCAAACCGGACAAGAGGCGACTCGCGCAGCTCCGGGACGGGCCGTGA
- a CDS encoding NAD(P)-binding domain-containing protein yields the protein MTHDCLIIGAGPAGLQLAALLERDGHDYLVLEGGPRPGTFFETYPRHRQLISINKVWTGSEDPEFNLRSDWNSLLTEDPELLFKNYSTRYFPAADDLVRYLADFARGLRVRYDTRVTSVSKHDDVFTVEAGDDRWTARRVVVATGVSQLYVPPIEGADLAERYDTVSVDPADFVNQRVLIIGKGNSAFETADALVETAATIHVAGPHSIKLAWQSHYVGHLRAVNNNFLDTYQLKSQNAVLDGTVEQISRREDGGFRVLFRYARTVENLRELAYDRIILCTGFRFDASIFAESARPELVINDRFPAQTPAFESVNVSGLYFAGTLSQQRDFKKSTNGFIHGFRYAVRALHHILRERHHGQPWPSRKIALTPEAIADAIIARINVTSALWQQFAVLGDVITVEGDAAGYREEVPVAYLREALPDVFAFLVTLEYGPDHDQVDPFDITVPRPAENDANAAHDASYLHPVVRVLRDGQVVAEHHLAENLENTWDLPTVHRQPLEVFVKGVLADAR from the coding sequence ATGACGCACGATTGCCTGATCATCGGAGCCGGGCCGGCCGGTCTGCAGCTCGCGGCCCTGCTCGAACGCGACGGTCACGACTACCTGGTGCTGGAGGGCGGCCCACGGCCGGGCACTTTCTTCGAGACCTATCCCCGGCATCGCCAGCTGATTTCGATCAACAAGGTGTGGACCGGATCGGAGGACCCGGAGTTCAATTTACGGTCGGACTGGAACTCGTTGTTGACCGAGGATCCGGAGCTGCTCTTCAAGAACTACAGCACGCGCTACTTCCCGGCCGCGGACGATCTGGTGCGATATCTCGCCGACTTCGCGCGAGGTCTGCGCGTCCGTTACGACACCCGGGTGACCTCCGTGTCCAAGCACGACGACGTGTTCACCGTCGAGGCCGGCGACGACAGGTGGACGGCACGGAGAGTCGTCGTCGCCACCGGTGTCTCCCAGCTCTACGTGCCGCCGATCGAGGGCGCGGACCTGGCCGAGCGGTACGACACGGTGAGCGTCGACCCCGCCGACTTTGTCAACCAACGCGTGTTGATCATCGGTAAGGGCAACTCGGCCTTCGAGACCGCGGACGCGCTCGTCGAGACCGCCGCGACGATTCACGTCGCCGGGCCGCACTCCATCAAACTGGCCTGGCAGTCCCATTACGTCGGCCACCTGCGCGCCGTCAACAACAACTTCCTGGACACCTATCAGCTGAAGTCGCAGAACGCCGTACTGGACGGCACTGTGGAGCAGATCAGCCGGCGGGAGGACGGCGGGTTCCGGGTACTCTTCCGGTACGCCCGGACCGTCGAGAATCTGCGCGAACTCGCGTACGACCGGATCATCCTCTGCACCGGATTCCGCTTCGACGCGTCCATCTTCGCCGAGTCCGCGCGGCCGGAGCTGGTCATCAACGATCGGTTCCCGGCGCAGACACCCGCCTTCGAGTCGGTGAACGTCAGCGGTCTCTACTTCGCCGGCACCCTCAGCCAGCAGCGGGACTTCAAGAAGTCCACCAACGGCTTCATTCACGGGTTCCGCTATGCCGTCCGGGCACTGCACCACATCCTGCGCGAGCGGCACCACGGGCAGCCCTGGCCGTCCCGGAAGATCGCCCTGACGCCGGAGGCGATCGCCGATGCGATCATCGCCCGGATCAACGTGACCTCGGCGCTGTGGCAGCAGTTCGCGGTGCTCGGCGACGTCATCACGGTCGAGGGCGACGCCGCCGGCTACCGCGAGGAGGTGCCGGTCGCCTACCTGCGGGAGGCGCTGCCGGACGTGTTCGCGTTCCTGGTCACCCTGGAGTACGGCCCCGACCACGACCAGGTCGACCCGTTCGACATCACGGTGCCGCGTCCGGCCGAGAACGACGCGAATGCCGCGCACGACGCCAGCTACCTCCACCCCGTCGTGCGGGTGCTGCGCGACGGGCAGGTCGTCGCCGAGCACCACCTCGCGGAGAACCTGGAGAACACCTGGGACCTGCCGACAGTGCACCGGCAGCCCCTGGAGGTCTTCGTCAAGGGCGTCCTCGCCGATGCCCGCTGA
- a CDS encoding aromatic amino acid ammonia-lyase produces the protein MTIEVDLAAPLHPADLRAAAGPVTVVIGEEVRDRVATGRTFLGKALGDDRAIYGATTGFGALVGYAGRADQRDQADNTLAHLGAGQGPDLAPDVVRATLLVRAWSLARGASGVSPHVIDALAAMLGTTFTPAMPRFGSVGASGDLIPLGAAAQALRGRGHAYLDGVRMPAGDALEKAGLQPLPLDGRDALALVNGTSLTTAALALALGRVRTSHRVVQTLSCLLADLLGCDPQFLDPALLAAYGHPGAVEVGARLRESTAGLRKSGTRPLQEPYSIRCAPQLLGAAEDALRYVDGVVTADLGGVSDNPLFFPADDRVVHGGNFFGQPAAFAADVLSMVIAQVGNLAERQLDLLVDPGRNGGLPPMLAAGPGQQHGLQGVQLASTALITEIRRDSVPASMQSLPTNLHNQDVIPLGTQAALRALDQAELLRLITGSLGLGLRQAVHVGARRPTAVTCERVLRALEEIPPIDPDRPLDGDVRRAVAILEELENSLISGSYGERRDA, from the coding sequence ATGACGATTGAGGTGGATCTGGCGGCACCGCTGCACCCCGCCGACCTGCGCGCCGCAGCGGGCCCGGTCACTGTCGTGATCGGCGAAGAGGTGCGCGACCGGGTGGCGACCGGCCGCACATTCCTCGGGAAGGCACTCGGCGACGACCGGGCGATCTACGGTGCCACCACCGGGTTCGGGGCGCTCGTCGGATACGCGGGCCGAGCCGACCAGCGCGACCAGGCCGACAACACCCTCGCCCACCTCGGGGCGGGGCAGGGCCCTGATCTCGCACCGGATGTCGTACGCGCGACGCTGCTGGTCCGCGCCTGGTCCCTGGCCCGGGGCGCGTCGGGAGTCTCGCCGCACGTGATCGACGCGCTCGCGGCCATGCTCGGCACGACGTTCACACCGGCCATGCCCCGCTTCGGTTCGGTGGGTGCCAGCGGCGACCTGATCCCGCTCGGTGCCGCCGCTCAGGCGCTGCGCGGTCGCGGGCACGCCTACCTGGACGGCGTCCGGATGCCCGCCGGGGACGCCCTGGAGAAGGCCGGCCTGCAGCCGCTGCCGCTCGACGGCAGGGATGCGCTGGCGCTGGTGAACGGCACCTCGCTCACCACGGCGGCGCTGGCTCTCGCGCTGGGCCGGGTCCGCACCTCGCACCGCGTGGTGCAGACGTTGAGCTGCCTGCTCGCCGACCTGCTCGGCTGCGATCCGCAGTTCCTCGATCCGGCCCTCCTCGCCGCGTACGGTCACCCGGGCGCCGTCGAGGTCGGCGCGCGGCTGCGGGAGTCCACCGCCGGCCTGCGGAAGTCCGGCACCAGGCCGTTGCAGGAGCCCTACAGCATCCGCTGCGCTCCGCAGTTGCTCGGAGCGGCCGAGGACGCCCTGCGCTACGTCGACGGTGTCGTGACGGCGGACCTCGGCGGGGTGAGTGACAACCCGCTGTTCTTCCCGGCCGACGACAGGGTCGTGCACGGCGGCAACTTCTTCGGCCAACCCGCCGCGTTCGCCGCGGACGTCCTGTCCATGGTGATCGCCCAGGTCGGCAACCTCGCCGAGCGTCAACTCGACCTGCTCGTGGACCCGGGACGCAACGGCGGACTGCCGCCGATGCTCGCGGCGGGGCCGGGTCAGCAGCACGGGCTGCAGGGCGTACAGCTCGCGTCGACGGCGCTCATCACCGAGATCAGGCGGGACTCCGTGCCGGCGAGCATGCAGAGCCTCCCCACCAACCTGCACAACCAGGACGTCATTCCGCTCGGCACGCAGGCCGCTCTCCGCGCCCTGGACCAGGCGGAGCTGCTGCGCCTGATCACCGGGTCGCTCGGGCTCGGACTGCGCCAGGCGGTGCACGTGGGGGCACGCCGACCCACGGCGGTCACCTGCGAGCGGGTCCTTCGGGCGCTGGAGGAAATCCCCCCGATCGACCCGGACCGGCCGCTCGACGGAGACGTACGGAGGGCGGTCGCGATTCTGGAAGAGCTTGAAAACTCTCTGATTTCCGGCTCGTACGGTGAGCGCCGTGACGCTTGA
- a CDS encoding NAD(P)-binding domain-containing protein codes for MTLDYLIIGAGPAGLQLAALLEADGTRDYVVLESADGPGSFFATYPRHRQLISINKPHTGTDDPELNLRLDWNSLLTDDPALLFTQYTERYFPDADVMVRYLADFAAKTGVKVSYGTRVTRVSKHDDVFTVEAGDRHWKARAVIVATGVSKTYAPDIPGFELAEGYDVMSVEPRDYLDQKVLIIGKGNSAFETADNLMETTTLIHVAGPSSVRMAWRTHYVGHLRAVNNNFLDTYQLKSANSILDGTIKSIERDGTGYKVAFSFSRANEVVKELHYDRVLACTGFRFDASIFDASARPQLTIKDRFPAQTEEWESVNVPGLFFAGTISQVRDFKKSTSGFVHGFRYAVRALHRILSRRYDAMDWPFTRLPADPAAMAAAVIERVNRTSALWQQFGFLADVLTVAGEEARYHEEVPVDYFVSTGLRTAEHDHDRAFVITLEYGPDHDQVDPFDITVSRVAQDVVGQAHDAAYLHPVVRYRSGGQLISTHHLAENLENQWDRPEVHVRPLQEFLGRCLSGVEG; via the coding sequence GTGACGCTTGATTACCTGATCATCGGGGCCGGTCCGGCCGGTCTTCAGCTCGCCGCCCTGCTCGAGGCCGACGGCACGCGTGACTATGTGGTGCTGGAGAGCGCCGACGGGCCGGGGTCGTTCTTCGCCACCTATCCGCGGCACCGCCAACTCATCTCGATCAACAAACCGCACACCGGCACCGACGACCCCGAGCTGAATCTGCGGCTCGACTGGAACTCGCTGCTCACCGACGATCCGGCGCTGCTGTTCACGCAGTACACCGAGCGATACTTTCCCGACGCCGACGTGATGGTGCGGTACCTCGCGGACTTCGCGGCCAAGACGGGCGTCAAGGTCAGCTACGGCACCCGGGTGACCCGGGTCTCCAAGCACGACGACGTCTTCACCGTCGAGGCCGGCGACCGGCACTGGAAGGCCCGCGCGGTGATCGTCGCCACCGGCGTCTCGAAGACCTACGCGCCGGACATCCCGGGGTTCGAGCTGGCCGAGGGGTACGACGTGATGAGCGTCGAGCCACGTGACTACCTCGACCAGAAGGTCCTGATCATCGGCAAGGGCAACTCCGCCTTCGAGACCGCCGACAACCTCATGGAGACCACGACGCTGATCCACGTGGCGGGGCCCAGCTCGGTCCGGATGGCGTGGCGCACCCATTACGTCGGGCACCTGCGCGCGGTCAACAACAACTTCCTCGACACCTATCAGCTCAAGTCGGCGAACTCGATCCTCGACGGCACGATCAAGAGCATCGAGCGCGACGGTACGGGTTACAAGGTCGCGTTCAGCTTCTCCAGGGCCAACGAGGTCGTGAAGGAGCTGCACTACGACCGGGTGTTGGCGTGCACGGGATTCCGTTTCGACGCCTCGATCTTCGACGCCTCGGCGCGGCCACAGCTGACGATCAAGGACCGGTTCCCGGCACAGACCGAGGAATGGGAGTCGGTGAACGTGCCCGGGCTGTTCTTCGCCGGCACGATCTCACAGGTACGCGACTTCAAGAAGTCCACCAGCGGTTTCGTGCACGGCTTCCGCTACGCGGTGCGCGCGCTGCACCGGATCCTCTCCCGCCGGTACGACGCCATGGACTGGCCGTTCACCAGGCTCCCCGCCGATCCGGCGGCCATGGCCGCGGCGGTCATCGAGCGGGTCAACCGCACCTCCGCGCTGTGGCAGCAGTTCGGGTTCCTCGCCGACGTGCTCACCGTCGCCGGAGAAGAGGCCCGCTACCACGAGGAGGTGCCAGTGGACTACTTCGTGTCGACCGGCCTGCGCACCGCCGAGCACGACCACGACCGGGCCTTCGTGATCACCCTGGAGTACGGCCCCGACCACGACCAGGTCGACCCGTTCGACATCACCGTGTCCCGGGTGGCCCAGGACGTCGTGGGGCAGGCGCACGACGCGGCGTACCTGCACCCGGTCGTCCGTTACCGCAGCGGGGGCCAACTGATCAGCACGCACCACCTCGCCGAGAACCTGGAGAACCAGTGGGACCGGCCCGAGGTCCACGTGCGGCCGCTACAGGAGTTCCTGGGGCGTTGCCTCTCCGGCGTCGAGGGCTGA
- a CDS encoding alpha-hydroxy acid oxidase, with protein sequence MDPVHQDFFEGGAGRERTVAANERAFQRRWIVPRVLRATGDRDLRTTVAGTPLAAPVLVAPTAFHRLAHPDGETATARGAAAVGTAMVVSMAATQPVEEIASAGGPLWFQLYPQPDLDFTEYVVKRAESAGCRALVVTVDSPVFGRRERDLRNGFTDLPSGYACENMRDAAGRVRSIAMDATAGWDRIAWLRGVTGLPILLKGILHPADARLAVEHGVAGVIVSNHGGRQLDGAIPTLDALPAVVAAVDGQIPVLLDGGVRCGTDVVVALALGARAVLVGRPVVRGLAAGGAVGVREALERLATELDLALALAGARRPVDLTPDQVVTR encoded by the coding sequence ATGGACCCGGTCCACCAGGACTTCTTCGAGGGCGGCGCGGGGCGGGAACGCACCGTGGCCGCCAACGAGCGGGCTTTCCAGCGGCGGTGGATCGTGCCACGGGTGCTGCGGGCGACCGGGGATCGGGACCTGCGGACCACGGTGGCCGGCACGCCGCTCGCCGCCCCGGTCCTGGTCGCTCCGACGGCCTTTCACCGACTCGCGCACCCCGACGGCGAGACGGCCACCGCCCGGGGGGCTGCGGCGGTCGGCACCGCGATGGTGGTGAGCATGGCCGCCACCCAGCCGGTCGAGGAGATCGCGTCGGCGGGCGGGCCGCTGTGGTTCCAGCTGTACCCGCAACCCGACCTCGACTTCACCGAGTACGTCGTCAAGCGCGCCGAGTCGGCGGGCTGCCGGGCGCTCGTGGTGACCGTCGACTCTCCGGTGTTCGGACGGCGCGAGCGTGACCTCCGCAACGGCTTCACGGACCTGCCGTCCGGCTACGCCTGCGAGAACATGCGCGACGCGGCGGGCCGGGTGCGCTCGATCGCGATGGACGCGACGGCGGGGTGGGACCGGATCGCGTGGCTGCGCGGCGTCACGGGGCTGCCGATCCTGCTCAAGGGCATCCTGCATCCCGCGGATGCCCGCCTCGCCGTGGAGCACGGCGTCGCCGGTGTGATCGTGTCCAACCACGGTGGACGTCAGCTCGACGGTGCGATTCCCACGCTCGACGCGCTGCCCGCGGTCGTGGCAGCCGTGGACGGGCAGATCCCGGTGCTGCTGGACGGGGGTGTGCGCTGCGGCACCGACGTGGTGGTCGCGCTTGCTCTCGGGGCGCGGGCGGTGCTGGTGGGGCGTCCGGTGGTGCGGGGGCTCGCGGCGGGTGGGGCGGTGGGCGTACGGGAAGCGCTCGAACGACTCGCCACCGAGCTGGACCTGGCCCTCGCCCTGGCCGGAGCGCGGCGGCCCGTCGATCTGACGCCCGACCAGGTGGTGACCCGGTGA
- a CDS encoding cytochrome P450, with product MKTVVALREWIFERVNGAEGIPVPGPLVGPEDFERVYSDPAADGRSRGAGLSDLFWYWLAPGPQMHQEHLEPGESYRTVARTTRQVLAVPHARSDELATAATRRILDALPTRRTSHVRLRDLMMPIWAEVSYELVFGASCPRDVRELIVANADDVVTALKGMSLRHMSRRDRLTRYLLDRIDAGTCPIVLPPPFTALETAWYLQGAFFNTAVVQMSEAMTHVLLCARSVEDTSDGSLDRVIDETLRVYPLFGIAHRITSGPISVGDHVLPTGSVLLFNYLAYQRTGPAADDDFDPDRWLSLRRQDAHFIPYGVTANRACPARGAAPVQLRAATREVLRRFSVSSSVAHTRSLPSRGPAYLTPRGLPGPGRTRLALMRQRDGVFDVGRSVKQLVCGTWMVVDARRQKLCTRFFEEAGA from the coding sequence GTGAAGACGGTGGTCGCCCTGCGGGAGTGGATCTTCGAGCGGGTGAACGGGGCCGAGGGCATTCCCGTCCCCGGACCGCTGGTGGGGCCGGAGGACTTCGAGCGGGTCTACAGCGATCCGGCCGCCGACGGGCGCAGCCGAGGGGCCGGGCTGTCGGACCTGTTCTGGTACTGGCTCGCCCCCGGTCCGCAGATGCACCAGGAGCACCTGGAGCCCGGCGAGTCGTACCGGACGGTCGCGCGGACGACGCGTCAGGTGCTGGCCGTCCCACACGCGCGCTCCGACGAACTGGCGACGGCCGCGACCCGGCGGATCCTCGACGCGCTCCCGACCCGCCGGACCAGTCACGTGCGGCTACGGGACCTGATGATGCCGATCTGGGCCGAGGTCTCGTACGAGTTGGTGTTCGGCGCATCCTGCCCGCGCGACGTGCGGGAGCTCATCGTGGCGAACGCGGACGACGTGGTCACCGCGCTGAAGGGGATGAGTCTGCGGCACATGTCCCGCCGGGATCGTCTGACGCGCTACCTGCTGGACCGGATCGACGCGGGGACCTGCCCGATCGTGCTGCCGCCACCCTTCACCGCCCTGGAGACCGCCTGGTACCTCCAGGGCGCGTTCTTCAACACGGCCGTGGTGCAGATGTCGGAGGCCATGACGCACGTCCTGCTGTGCGCCCGGTCCGTCGAGGACACCTCCGACGGCTCTCTGGACCGGGTCATCGACGAGACGCTCCGGGTGTACCCGCTGTTCGGCATCGCGCACCGGATCACGTCCGGGCCCATCTCCGTGGGCGATCACGTCCTCCCCACCGGATCGGTGCTGCTCTTCAACTACCTGGCCTATCAGCGCACCGGTCCCGCAGCCGACGACGATTTCGACCCGGACCGCTGGCTGTCGCTGCGTCGGCAGGACGCGCACTTCATCCCGTACGGCGTCACCGCCAACCGGGCCTGTCCGGCGCGTGGCGCAGCCCCCGTCCAACTGCGGGCGGCGACCCGGGAGGTGTTGCGGCGGTTCTCGGTGAGCTCGTCGGTGGCGCACACCCGCTCGCTGCCGAGTCGCGGTCCCGCGTACCTGACGCCCCGGGGCCTCCCCGGTCCCGGCCGCACCCGGCTCGCCCTCATGCGGCAGCGCGACGGGGTCTTCGACGTAGGCCGCTCGGTCAAGCAGCTCGTCTGCGGCACCTGGATGGTCGTCGACGCGCGGCGACAGAAGTTGTGCACCCGATTCTTCGAGGAGGCAGGCGCGTGA